In Arthrobacter sp. QXT-31, one genomic interval encodes:
- a CDS encoding YnfA family protein, translated as MTILKSVILFALAAAAEIGGAWLIWQAVREDKAWWWAGLGIAALGFYGFVAAFQPDAHFGRVLAAYGGVFIAGSLAWGMLLDGFRPDRWDFIGAAICLVGVAVIMFAPRSG; from the coding sequence ATGACGATCCTGAAATCCGTGATTCTCTTCGCCCTCGCCGCAGCGGCGGAGATCGGCGGCGCCTGGCTCATCTGGCAGGCTGTCCGGGAGGACAAGGCCTGGTGGTGGGCCGGGCTCGGGATCGCCGCGCTGGGGTTCTACGGCTTCGTGGCAGCCTTCCAGCCGGACGCCCATTTCGGCCGGGTCCTGGCGGCGTACGGCGGGGTGTTCATTGCCGGTTCCCTTGCCTGGGGCATGCTGCTGGACGGCTTCCGCCCGGACCGCTGGGACTTCATCGGTGCCGCCATCTGCCTCGTGGGCGTCGCCGTCATCATGTTCGCCCCGCGGAGCGGCTAG